In one Artemia franciscana unplaced genomic scaffold, ASM3288406v1 Scaffold_1198, whole genome shotgun sequence genomic region, the following are encoded:
- the LOC136042378 gene encoding uncharacterized protein LOC136042378 produces the protein MIDGLNGIIHEIAPKVSPESERKEFLDDECLARKKELMQIVEKLKALKESPLKVTVVLQMKAIRRDYKQLSKQKKREAEIRDIKQLSESFKMNDMKVFWRKIQDPEKRKSTQQKCPEPETWPPYFEIGNDTAPLGVLNSIPTEGTCIPLQEHDYSLLEETKEEEIKNILKNQKGGTAPGLDGIPIMVYKKFALSFVPIMVLIFIAILSTCKWLEAWKTSVILPLFKKGNAEEHSNYRPISLIPTMSKIFENITDERLSKWLEVHKKK, from the coding sequence ATGATCGACGGGCTAAACGGAATTATTCATGAAATAGCGCCTAAAGTGTCCCCTGAGAGCGAGCGAAAGGAATTTTTAGATGATGAATGTTTAGCaaggaaaaaagaattgatGCAAATAGTAGAAAAACTGAAGGCCCTCAAAGAGAGCCCCCTAAAAGTGACAGTAGTTCTCCAGATGAAAGCTATCCGGCGAGATTATAAACAGTTatcgaaacagaaaaaaagagaagcgGAAATAAGGGATATAAAACAATTATCGGAGAGTTTTAAAATGAATGACATGAAAGTATTTTGGAGGAAAATTCAAGACcctgagaaaagaaaatctacCCAACAAAAATGCCCAGAACCAGAAACATGGCCaccatattttgaaataggaaacgataCAGCACCTCTTGGAGTGCTAAATTCTATCCCGACGGAGGGAACTTGTATCCCACTCCAAGAGCATGACTACAGTTTGCTGGAGGAAACAAAGGAGgaggaaataaaaaacattttgaagaatcAGAAAGGGGGCACAGCGCCAGGGCTGGATGGAATCCCTATTATGGTTTATAAGAAGTTCGCACTGTCATTCGTTCCCATAATGGTCCTCATCTTCATTGCAATTCTTAGCACATGTAAATGGCTCGAAGCATGGAAGACGTCAGTAATTTTGCCGCTTTTCAAAAAGGGAAATGCGGAGGAACACTCTAACTATAGACCCATATCCCTAATACCAACGATGAGTAAAATATTTGAGAACATTACTGATGAGAGACTGTCAAAATGGCTTGaagtgcacaaaaaaaaataa
- the LOC136042377 gene encoding zinc finger protein 239-like, with protein sequence MGVTGRCAICLRESIVDMRQHLVLEGHFSPSMSILDLQKNDSLVVSQNRSTSGYSNSSKSESGVKDSDNQKKHLDFWLNRNKHTKLKRRENIQIKNKIHKCSSCNKCFSMLSHLSRHQIVHTGEKPYKCEIYKKCFSSLDNLKQHQIMHNGEGPFECDICKKCFSKSSHLKQHQVVHTGEKPFKCDICNKCFSQSSSLNTHRKVHTGEKPFKCDICKKCFSRSSHLKQHQIVHTGEKPFKCGICNKCFSFSGNLKKHQIMHTGEKPFKCDICKKCFSRSSHLKQHQILHTGEKPFICDICNKCFSRSSNLNTHRKVHTGEKPFKCDICKRAFSVKKNLKYHLTTHSRKKSDT encoded by the coding sequence ATGGGAGTGACAGGGAGATGTGCTATTTGTTTAAGAGAGTCTATTGTTGATATGAGACAACATCTAGTTTTAGAAGGTCATTTTTCGCCAAGCATGTCTATACTAGACCTGCAGAAGAATGATTCACTAGTCGTCTCACAGAATCGGTCTACAAGTGGCTACTCAAATTCATCTAAATCGGAATCAGGTGTAAAAGATTCAGACAATCAAAAAAAACATCTGGATTTTTGGTTGAACCGTAATAAGCACACAAAATTAAAGAGGcgtgaaaatatacaaataaaaaataaaatacacaaatGTAGTTCATGTAACAAATGTTTTTCTATGCTAAGCCATTTGAGTAGGCATCAAATTGTGCACACGGGCGAGAAGCCTTATAAATGtgagatatataaaaaatgctTTTCTTCGTTAGACAATTTGAAACAGCATCAAATTATGCATAACGGTGAGGGGCCATTTGAGTGTGATATATGTAAGAAATGCTTTTCTAAATCAAGCCATTTGAAACAGCATCAAGTTGTGCACACTGGTGAGAAGCCTTTTAAATGTGATATATGTAACAAATGCTTTTCTCAATCAAGCAGTTTGAATACACATCGAAAAGTGCACACGGGTGAGAAGCCTTTTAAGTGTGATATATGTAAGAAATGCTTTTCTAGATCAAGCCATTTGAAACAGCATCAAATTGTGCACACAGGTGAGAAGCCTTTTAAATGTGGTATATGTAACAAATGCTTTTCTTTCTCAGGCAATTTGAAAAAGCATCAAATTATGCACACAGGTGAGAAACCTTTTAAGTGTGATATATGTAAGAAATGCTTTTCCAGATCAAGCCATTTGAAACAGCATCAAATTTTGCACACAGGTGAGAAGCCTTTTATATGTGATATATGTAACAAATGCTTTTCTAGATCAAGCAATTTGAATACACATCGAAAAGTGCACACGGGTGAGAAGCCTTTTAAGTGTGATATATGTAAGAGAGCATTTTCAGTTAAGAAGAACCTGAAATATCACCTAACAACCCATTCTAGGAAAAAGTCTGATACTTAA